The Phalacrocorax carbo chromosome 28, bPhaCar2.1, whole genome shotgun sequence genome has a window encoding:
- the ZBTB7B gene encoding zinc finger and BTB domain-containing protein 7B isoform X1: MEVRTMASPEDDLIGIPFPEHSSELLSCLNEQRQLGLLCDVTIKTQGLEYRTHRAVLAASSRYFKKLFAGPGPGQEVCELDFVAPEALGALLEFAYTATLTISSANMGEVLRAAQLLEIPCVIAACVEILQGSGMEAPGPDDGDCERARRYLEAFAALPEGEASALPPPRPAARRSKKTRKFLQARSARLNNHAEEPPAEVEGCGSPPPPPQPPSPPLPEGLPLPYESFELPEEEELPPHPFPFPYQPPLSPEEAASDEDAIDPDLMAYLSSLHHESLAPGLDTPDKLVRKRRSQMPQECPVCHKVIHGAGKLPRHMRTHTGEKPFACQVCGVRFTRNDKLKIHMRKHTGERPYSCQHCSARFLHSYDLKNHMHLHTGARPYECYLCHKAFAKDDHLQRHLKGQNCLEVRTRRRRRDEPAPPPAGPPGLDLSNGRLEGLHLSIARYWGPGRPEEEEEEPEGEEGPQPDGVVPVETA; the protein is encoded by the exons GTGAGGACGATGGCCAGCCCGGAGGACGACCTCATCGGCATCCCCTTCCCCGAGCACAGCAGCGAGCTGCTGAGCTGCCTCAATGAGCAGcggcagctggggctgctctgcGACGTCACCATCAAGACGCAGGGGCTGGAGTACCGCACCCACCGCGCCGTCCTGGCCGCCTCCAGCCGCTACTTCAAGAAGCTCTttgccgggccggggccggggcaggaGGTCTGCGAGCTGGACTTCGTGGCGCCAGAGGCGCTGGGCGCGCTGTTGGAGTTCGCCTACACGGCCACGCTCACCATCAGCAGTGCCAACATGGGCGAGGTGCTGCGCGCCGCCCAGCTGCTGGAGATCCCCTGTGTGATCGCTGCCTGCGTGGAGATCCTGCAGGGCAGCGGGATGGAGGCGCCCGGCCCCGACGATGGCGACTGCGAGCGTGCCCGCCGCTACCTGGAAGCTTTCGCCGCCCTCCCCGAGGGCGAGGCGTCTGCCCtaccaccccctcgccccgccgcccgccgcagcAAGAAGACCCGCAAGTTCCTGCAAGCCCGCAGCGCCCGGCTCAACAACCACGCCGAGGAGCCACCCGCCGAGGTCGAGGGCtgcggcagccccccgccacccccccagccgcccTCGCCCCCCCTGCCCGaggggctgcccctgccctaCGAGAGCTTTGAGCTgcccgaggaggaggagctgcctccacaccccttccccttcccctacCAGCCCCCCCTGTCCCCCGAGGAGGCCGCCTCCGATGAGGATGCCATTGACCCCGACCTGATGGCGTACCTGAGCTCGCTGCACCACGAGTCGCTGGCACCCGGGCTGGATACACCCGACAAGCTGGTGCGCAAGCGCCGCTCACAGATGCCCCAGGAGTGCCCCGTCTGCCACAAGGTCATCCACGGCGCCGGCAAGCTGCCCCGCCACATGCGCACGCACACGGGCGAGAAGCCCTTCGCCTGCCAGGTCTGCGGGGTCCGCTTCACACG GAACGACAAGCTGAAGATCCACATGCGCAAGCACACGGGCGAGCGGCCCTACTCCTGCCAGCACTGCAGCGCCCGCTTCCTGCACAGCTACGACCTGAAGAACCACATGCACCTGCACACGGGCGCCCGGCCCTATGAGTGCTACCTCTGCCACAAGGCCTTCGCCAAGGACGACCACCTCCAGCGGCACCTCAAGGGCCAGAACTGCCTGGAGGTGcggacccgccgccgccgccgcgacgagccggccccgccgccggccgggcccCCCGGCCTCGACCTCTCCAACGGGCGGCTGGAGGGGTTGCACCTCTCCATCGCCCGCTATTGGGGTCCGGGACGGcccgaggaggaggaagaggagccgGAGGGCGAGGAAGGGCCACAGCCGGATGGCGTCGTGCCGGTGGAGACGGCGTAG
- the ZBTB7B gene encoding zinc finger and BTB domain-containing protein 7B isoform X2 — protein sequence MASPEDDLIGIPFPEHSSELLSCLNEQRQLGLLCDVTIKTQGLEYRTHRAVLAASSRYFKKLFAGPGPGQEVCELDFVAPEALGALLEFAYTATLTISSANMGEVLRAAQLLEIPCVIAACVEILQGSGMEAPGPDDGDCERARRYLEAFAALPEGEASALPPPRPAARRSKKTRKFLQARSARLNNHAEEPPAEVEGCGSPPPPPQPPSPPLPEGLPLPYESFELPEEEELPPHPFPFPYQPPLSPEEAASDEDAIDPDLMAYLSSLHHESLAPGLDTPDKLVRKRRSQMPQECPVCHKVIHGAGKLPRHMRTHTGEKPFACQVCGVRFTRNDKLKIHMRKHTGERPYSCQHCSARFLHSYDLKNHMHLHTGARPYECYLCHKAFAKDDHLQRHLKGQNCLEVRTRRRRRDEPAPPPAGPPGLDLSNGRLEGLHLSIARYWGPGRPEEEEEEPEGEEGPQPDGVVPVETA from the exons ATGGCCAGCCCGGAGGACGACCTCATCGGCATCCCCTTCCCCGAGCACAGCAGCGAGCTGCTGAGCTGCCTCAATGAGCAGcggcagctggggctgctctgcGACGTCACCATCAAGACGCAGGGGCTGGAGTACCGCACCCACCGCGCCGTCCTGGCCGCCTCCAGCCGCTACTTCAAGAAGCTCTttgccgggccggggccggggcaggaGGTCTGCGAGCTGGACTTCGTGGCGCCAGAGGCGCTGGGCGCGCTGTTGGAGTTCGCCTACACGGCCACGCTCACCATCAGCAGTGCCAACATGGGCGAGGTGCTGCGCGCCGCCCAGCTGCTGGAGATCCCCTGTGTGATCGCTGCCTGCGTGGAGATCCTGCAGGGCAGCGGGATGGAGGCGCCCGGCCCCGACGATGGCGACTGCGAGCGTGCCCGCCGCTACCTGGAAGCTTTCGCCGCCCTCCCCGAGGGCGAGGCGTCTGCCCtaccaccccctcgccccgccgcccgccgcagcAAGAAGACCCGCAAGTTCCTGCAAGCCCGCAGCGCCCGGCTCAACAACCACGCCGAGGAGCCACCCGCCGAGGTCGAGGGCtgcggcagccccccgccacccccccagccgcccTCGCCCCCCCTGCCCGaggggctgcccctgccctaCGAGAGCTTTGAGCTgcccgaggaggaggagctgcctccacaccccttccccttcccctacCAGCCCCCCCTGTCCCCCGAGGAGGCCGCCTCCGATGAGGATGCCATTGACCCCGACCTGATGGCGTACCTGAGCTCGCTGCACCACGAGTCGCTGGCACCCGGGCTGGATACACCCGACAAGCTGGTGCGCAAGCGCCGCTCACAGATGCCCCAGGAGTGCCCCGTCTGCCACAAGGTCATCCACGGCGCCGGCAAGCTGCCCCGCCACATGCGCACGCACACGGGCGAGAAGCCCTTCGCCTGCCAGGTCTGCGGGGTCCGCTTCACACG GAACGACAAGCTGAAGATCCACATGCGCAAGCACACGGGCGAGCGGCCCTACTCCTGCCAGCACTGCAGCGCCCGCTTCCTGCACAGCTACGACCTGAAGAACCACATGCACCTGCACACGGGCGCCCGGCCCTATGAGTGCTACCTCTGCCACAAGGCCTTCGCCAAGGACGACCACCTCCAGCGGCACCTCAAGGGCCAGAACTGCCTGGAGGTGcggacccgccgccgccgccgcgacgagccggccccgccgccggccgggcccCCCGGCCTCGACCTCTCCAACGGGCGGCTGGAGGGGTTGCACCTCTCCATCGCCCGCTATTGGGGTCCGGGACGGcccgaggaggaggaagaggagccgGAGGGCGAGGAAGGGCCACAGCCGGATGGCGTCGTGCCGGTGGAGACGGCGTAG